Proteins co-encoded in one Chaetodon auriga isolate fChaAug3 chromosome 9, fChaAug3.hap1, whole genome shotgun sequence genomic window:
- the LOC143326005 gene encoding polyadenylate-binding protein-interacting protein 2-like has translation MKDPRLSSVAPNMTVSNEVILSNQFNSEENPFAEYMWMENEEEFNRQVEEELWEEEFIERCIQELLEEEEQWEWFIPSRDLPSQAAVSQLQDQISLLVLDSDVHADADFDVVVNSSLNPNAKEFIPGIQKHVM, from the exons ATGAAAGACCCCAGACTCAGCAGCGTCGCCCCGAACATGACCGTCAGTAACGAGGTCATCCTGAGCAACCAGTTCAACTCCGAGGAGAACCCGTTCGCTGAGTACATGTGGATGGAGAACGAGGAGGAGTTCAACCGACAG gtggaggaggagctgtggGAGGAGGAGTTTATCGAGCGTTGTATCCAGGagctgttggaggaggaggagcagtgggagTGGTTCATCCCGTCCAGAGACCTCCCGTCTCAGGCGGCGGTCAGTCAGCTGCAGGATCAGATCAGTCTGCTGGTTCTGGACTCTGACGTTCACGCAGACGCGGACTTCGACGTCGTG gtAAACAGCAGTCTGAACCCCAACGCCAAGGAGTTCATCCCAGGTATCCAGAAACACGTCATGTGA